AGTATTTCATTGGCACATGGAGTTGATCATAGTTTCTGAAAGACTATGTCAAGTATTTCCAAAGCCAACTAAAGAAAAAGACTTCTGTTTAtctgaaggaagggagaggagaggaagaaaaagttgaagcacatggttttgcaaagatgaatgttttaaaaaaaacatctttttatgtattttgaaaaataaaatattattaaaatcaaAAAAGGTGGAGCGTATctaattatagaagaaaaaagacttCACCTTTAGAATCAGGCAAAGCACATAGAGGCTCACCTAAAGAACATTGGCCAGCaagtgaaaatttttctttttaccacAGTAACTCATCATAGCTGATTTCTTTGACATGGAGGAGACCCCCAATAATGAAATTTCATACCTATTTCCCctaatttcttcctcctttcctgtaGCTATATAggattttataatttacaaagcattctCATATACTAACTTTGATTTGATgtacacaaaaaagaaaagctaagtaGTCAGGGTATATCTtccaatttccatttcaaaaattgaaaaagatattAAGTTGACCATGAGGACACTCATAAGTAGTAAAATAGGACTAAAACCCTGGCCATATCCAGCAGTTTTTTAAGCTAGAAAATATCCTAAGGAAGCAAAATATGTTCAACCAGATGTCACTGAGGCCATGAGGGAAAAGGTCAAGGTGCTTTATAATCAATAAGAGCAGAATAAGTCATTAAGGTAGGAACACTGAGAttaatcagtcaacatttattaagcacctactatgtataagTCATTTTGTTAAACATTGCAGATACAAAATGAAGCCAAAGACAGCCCTTGACCTCAAGGATCACACAATCTACTGGGTGAGGCAACATACCAACAAATACGTATAAACTCTATTTAAGACTAATAGTGCTCAATACATAAATAACTAATAAATTAAGttaatacaattaataattattaataaattattaacaaaGGGAAAGCATTTTCCTATTTATAGGAATGGCTTCcaataaaagatgggatttttaaaatttggaacttaaagaaagcaaaagaagctAGTAGGCAGAGTTGAGTAGAGAGAATATTCCAGATATAGGGTACATTttagaaaatgcccagagtcaagAAATGGAATCTGTTGTTCATGGAATAGGATAGAACCTAGTTTCACTGAAGTTAAGAGTTTATGATAAGGAGTAAAATTATGAAGGGAATTTAATGTCAAACAAAGGATTTTGAATTTGACCTTAGAGAGACAATAAGGAGTCACTGACATTCAATGGATTGAAGAGTGACAGAATGAAATCTATATTTTAGGGAATATAAGTAAAACTGGTAAATGGTGAAAGATTTGAGTAGGGAGAAAAACTGAAGAATCCAAGATTTCTGCCTCCCAATATTTTCATGCAAAGGACCAGTGTCTCATTCCAAAGATGATGAGCCAATTCCATCACTGAGAAGAAGTTATTTTGCTAATGAGATGCTTAAGGGCATTTTTTATGTCTTTATTCCTTAGGGTATAGATGAAGGGATTCAACATGGGGGTGACCACAGTATACATTACTGAAGCAACTGTGCTCTTCCATGAAGAGTGGGTAGTTGAGGAGCTCAAATACACTCCAAGTCCTGCACCATAGAATAAGGAAACAACAGAGAGATGAGATCCACAGGTAGAAAAGGCTTTATACTTACCCTGAGCAGATGGGATTTTCAATATAGAAGAGCAGATCTGAATATAAGAGAAAAGGATTCCTGTGAGGGAGAGAGTACCCAGTAGTCCaactaaaatatatatcaaaacatAATTGATAAGAGTATCAGAACAAGAGAGTTTAAGAACCTCAGCAAGATCACAAAAGAAATGTGGAATTTCATGTTCTGTACAGAAGGAGAGTTGTGTTACCATCAGACTTTGAAGAAGAGAATATAGAaggcttattatccaggagaccaGCACCAACAGGCCACATAGCCTAGGGTTCATGATGACTGTATAGCGTAGAGGATGACAGATAGCCACAAAACGGTCATAAGCCATTGCAGTGAGGAGGAAATTGTCCAGAGTaacaaaaaccataaaaaagTACATCTGAGCAAGACAGTCAGCAAAGGGAATGGCCTTGTTTTTTGTCAAGATGCTCACCAACATATTAGGCACTGTGGTAGATACCACACAGAGATCTACAAAGGATAAATTTGAAAGGAAGAAGTACATGGGAGTGTGGAGGTGAGAGTCAGAGCCAATGGCCAACATTATGAGCAGGTTTCCAACCACTGTGACCAAGTACATGCCCAGGAACAGCCCAAAGAGAGGTCCGTGCTGTTCTGGTTTTTCAGAAAATCGGAGGAGGATAAATTCAGTGAATTGTGTTTGATTTCCTGGTATTATGAGGTTGATTTTTCTGCTGAGAAAGGGAAGTGAGAAGGGTATAACATGAAAATCTGGTTATCTTTgtaaatgaaatagaaagaacACCAAGCTTTCATTTAGTATTTCTAGGttgtttccctgtctctgtcacttattacctttgagatcttagacaagtcaccaTTTACACATGCAACCTCAAAGCAGGATGTGAAACTAAAGATATCTACAATCATTTCCAGTTCATTGAGTCTTTGAAACATGAACAATCACATTTAGTAGTGAACAGTTTATGAATATAATCTGAAACTTGTTCAAAGCATCAATGATCATTGAACACTGAGATAAAGAGAGGGATAATATTCTCCAATGATACCTGGATATGAAACAGGCAGTTTTCtcatgaaaaaatcaaaacaacttatagttatatgaataatGCTCTAAAATGTTATTGCttacagaaatacaaattaaacaactttgagatattattttacacCTACtacattggctaaaatgattgaacaggAAAGCAGCATTTTTTAATGTGGATATGGGAAAAGTGGACTATTAAttcattgctggtggaactgtgaactgaaaCCCATTTTAGAAagtaatctgaaattatgcccaaagagttattaaatggTCGATAtcatttgacccagaaatacaACTACTAGGTCTGTTTTCAAAGATGATTacggaaaaggggaaaaaactctatatgctctaaaatatttctagcagtctctttgtggtgacaaagaactgaaagTTGTTAAGATacccattaattagggaatatctgaattagttatggtatacAATCACGAAGAAATACTACCTTGCTATAGGAAATTATGACctcaatgatcttttaaaaatggatagaCTTAGAcaaaataatgagagaaataagaagaaccaagagaatattgcatATAGTAAGAgtgatattgttttaagaacaactttgagtgactaagtcattttgatattttaagaACCCAAATTATATACAATGgaaatatgaaggaagatgttatctacgttcagaaaaaaaaactgataaatagaatgaTTTGACAAAAATACgtattttatacatatgcatatatatacatatatatatattatacaaacatatttaatatttgcaTCTAATGGTAACTGTCTTCAGAGCAGTGgaggaaagagaatttaaaaaaacaatagttATATATcattattacaattttttaaatagcaagGTTTACTTAATAGATTTATAAATTCATgtaatcttttttattctattatgttGTGGaaaagcttattttatttcaaaattcacaaaataatataatttttaaaaaatttaaatgacaccAAAAAATTTGcctagacattaaaaaaaaaaagaaagaaagagctatTAAGGGCAGGGCAAGTCTTGTCCAGCACCCAATTGCAGAGAAAAAACATTGAGAACTGATATTATAAAAAGATTTGGGCCACCCATTTTTTAGACTGAATCAGTTTCCATAAAAATGAACAGGACCtcataataaatagaatataaaacttttccacaaaaaaaaaatccattctacATTATGCTCATCAAGtgaacatttcttcttttcttaaagaCCTCCATGGAAAGAAAAACTCTGTTTCCTGAGGCAAAACATTCTACTCTGGATTTCCTTTCTATTGAACCAAAATGTGCTTGTTTTCAAAATCTGTCCAATGATCTCAGTCTACtctctgcagaaaaaaaaattccatttgtcTTCCACTTAACATCCctttaaaaaattgaacacaGTTACCCTTATCTCATTTGTTTGGTCTCCCAAAGTTCAAGTAACTAAATTCTTTAGTTGATCAACATAAACCCTTCACAATCCTGATTGTTCTCCCTTGCATCCATTCTAAACAATCAATCCTTTCCAAATTGTGGTACCCGGAACCaaacaaaatttcaaatgaaatctTAATATGGCCAAGGACAACTAGATAATCACCTCCTTCTAATTGGAAGCTATAACTCCTTTAATTCATGTTAAGTTTTTAGGTTTTTATGGTCTGCCATATCATTATTAACTCATAATGACTTTACAGTCTACTAGAAATTCtcacataatttttaaatgaattggaaTCTTGTATGAAGGGAGAGTCTATGGACTAGtgtgttttctcctttttatatgcTGCAACCACACATAGCTGGCAGTAAATGAGATCAGCCTTCCAGTATCTGACAAACCTGTGTTGCTAAGCCTCCCCTGATGTAGTCAAGGGCTGTACATAATGAAAAGGCAACTCTCTGAGATTCTGCTCCATTAGCCTTGAAAGATACAGAGATCACCAAACAATAATGTCTTACAGTTATGACATATATTCTATAATCTCTCaaaactctgacattctatattctaccGTCCATCCCACCTGACCCTCGGTTTTCATGTATGTGgcactaaaaaggaaaaaaattcactgCTATATGTGCCCCTGGGTAACACTACTGTGGATAGAAAATGGATCCAGGATTAAATGGGAGTATTTAGTCCAAGAAGGTGTTTCTAGAAATAATGGAATCAATTGTCCACATAACACTGAAGGGTAGAATTAATTAGGAACAAGGGCAGAGACATCTATTATGTTCTTTATATTAGAATAGTCAAGAACAATCTGAGTAAAAGAGACAGAAATTTTAGGCAGATAGGCCCTCTGTGAATTCTAGAACCAGTGAACCTCAGAATTTAAATGAACCCCAGAAGTTATTTAGTCCAACCTAGCCCTAAATaacctattaaaaatattatgtggctgagaaaagcaaaaataaattcttcttacATGGCTAGGCACACaacatgaatttattaaaattttactatATAGCAGACATTGTACTAAGTAATAGGGACATAAAAACAAGAAGTAAAAGTGGTGAGCAGAGAGGAGGAAGGTACCAGTACAAGGGGATGATTACAGAGCCTGGAGAGTCAGAGACATAGACAGGAGAATAAAGAATGGCAAATCTGAGCCCAAAATGGGGAACTCACCAATGTGGAAAAGGAGGGTGACATGATGATATGAGGTTTGAGGGTGAAATACCCTAGACATTGACTCATGATTATGAAATCCAGAGTCAGAAACACAGCAGGGAAAATGATAaaaggtcattttacaaatgaaaagtaaTCCAGCTGTTGCTTGAAGACACCCCTTGAGCAGGAACCTACACCTTCTGATAGAGACTATCCTATAAAATTTGTCCACTCTAGGCTAAGGAAAACAGGTTTAATTCTTCTTACTAATTCTTCAAATACCTAAAGATAGTTACCACTtcagaagaaatagaagcagacTACATATCTATTATAGGCAAATGCATTGAAACCCCAAAGAGAGAATAcatgacaaaatgaagaaaagggatttatttcttcttcattttgatTATGTTGGTGATAATAGTAGCAAGAATATATTCTCCTGGAGATGATGAATTGTAAGAGAAAAGAATCACCTAGAAAGTTTAAAGTGTCGAGGCTAAATATGGTCTGTGCTGATTCATACTTATATCCCTACTAAGAGCCTCTAGTCTTTTTCACATTTGTAGGAAATACTCTGGCGTTACTCTCCTAATTCACACTCAGATCAGCAAGTTTTGTCCCTAGAGGACAACAACTATCTGGAGTTTGTGGATAGTTCTCTAATATTTATAAACTAAAATACTTATAGACTTCCATCATTATGATTACTCCATTAATTTTGAGTTGATATCAGTTAGACCTCACTGGTTTCTAGGAAAAAGCAATTCTTAAGGTTGAATGGCACAAACAGTTTGTATAAAACAACACACACCAAAAGAAAAACTGGCAGTGATATACTCTCCCAGAAGTATAGCGATCATTGAGGGAGAAGTGAGGCTAAATTTAGAGTATTTGTTACAAGGGGAAAATAAAGCTTGGCTAAGTACTTTTTCTAAAGATCCTTTTCTCCTTTACATGCAGCCCTAATGAAATTCTTCCTAGCGTGCTATAATGTCTGCCTGTATTTCTTGTAGAGTCTCAATGCTGAAATTATTAGGAAGGTTTTCCTCTATCAAACTGAATGTTTAAAGTTTTCACGCATTATTCTCAGTTCAATTCTCTGACGTCATGCAAAACAGACCCAATCTTTCTCATAACaaatttttgaaatcttttttccccctgtcaCGATATCATATATCTAATTCAAAATTTTGCTTGAATACTTCTACTCTTTTTTTTGGctcctttctctgcctctcatCCCCCAGCCCTTTCAACTCCACATCTTTAGAGCTAGATAAATGCATTCACTGACAGTTGATCATGATCGCTAGTTCAAATATGTTTGCACTGTATACAACTATACAACCTGATACCAGACACTTCCTGGATAGGAGTAGTTTCTCTTAGTAGAATTCAAGAAATACTAGTTACTTTTCACAAACCTATTTTTGTTCCTGTAAATTCAGCTAAATCTGAGCATGCAGAGGAATGGGAAtaggaataaaatgtaaaaaggaaggaTAATGGTATAGGGATATataacagaatcagaagaaataaataagaatttcaaATCATCTTCTTACCCTtaacagaaggagaaagagagaagggaaaaagaccaaGTGGGAAAGGCGGCTTAGAGTTGACAAAATCAGTAAAATTACATTAGGGTACTAGAGAAAAGACAATAGGAAGTGACATGTAAGTCATCTTCTGCTGAATTTAAGAAAACATAAGGAATGtgcatttaagaaaatataagaaatgtgATTTTTCACACATCACATAGTAATGTCTCTAAAAAGGACAACAGCTATCTTGGCACATAGATGAACTACATTCCAAATATTATAGATTATCACATATTTCTTCCTGATAATCTCTCTACAAATTCCACACCAACCTCTGAAATCTCCCTAGGTTTATGGTTATCTCCAGAtaataagaaatgtttttaacTTCACATCAACTGTTATTAGGGTAGAAAGTCTTTCCATTATTTTCCCTACAATTCCTGACCCTGTGACTTGTGCCATGAGTGATGAGCTCAGCAAACAAAAAAGCCTTTCAGGGGTAGCTTCACAGGAATCACCTACACCTTGTATGAAACTAATCATACTATAGCCCATTACCTCTTATCTTATACTTTTATAACCCCTTTGTGTTTACCAGGCTTTCCCTTGGTGTATCTGAGACTTACCTCTGGCTAAAGATTGTCTCTGGTGTTTGGATTATACTTGATTGAGATGGACTGGGCCACAATGGACTCATATCTCTGTTATTgtgacataaataaaaatttatcgttttgaaatgattttaggttcattaaaaaaattttcacaaaGATGATCTCATGtgactctcacacacacacacaaaaaaataccATGAAGACAATAAGGAATTTTCGATCCCCATTTTATGGCACAGGGCCCAAGAATGAAAACAATTAGACCAAGGTTTTATTGGCAAGGAAGAAACATGAACAAGACTCAGTGTGTAGGGCTTATTCTACTTTCATTTGTGTTTCTTCCATACTTGGTCCTAGGCTTTCAAGTAAGCTCTCAAGCAGGTCAGATTTTCTTGCTCTATTTGCTACCTTAGGCTTTAAATTCATCTGTTCTGGATTTGGGAGAATCTCCTTGAGTTTCTGAGCAACAACAGgctacttctcttttcttttgctttccacTTCTTTTAGTCTCTCTTTTCTCAACAATTCCTACGTCCAATAACTTACTGAAAATGACTAATGAGACAGGTTTGATTATCTGTTGGAATGGAGGACAAGGAAGGCAGATTCTTTGGGTTCCAGAAAAAGTGGAGAGTTTGGGGCAGATATTTCTGTGAGGCATGTACAGACTCCCTCCTAACCTTAAATAACTAGTATCTTAGTCctaaagaagaataagaaggcTATTTGAAATTTCTAGTGCCTATGAAGCTCA
This sequence is a window from Sminthopsis crassicaudata isolate SCR6 chromosome 1, ASM4859323v1, whole genome shotgun sequence. Protein-coding genes within it:
- the LOC141552183 gene encoding olfactory receptor 7A10-like, with translation MVTCLRSQRKINLIIPGNQTQFTEFILLRFSEKPEQHGPLFGLFLGMYLVTVVGNLLIMLAIGSDSHLHTPMYFFLSNLSFVDLCVVSTTVPNMLVSILTKNKAIPFADCLAQMYFFMVFVTLDNFLLTAMAYDRFVAICHPLRYTVIMNPRLCGLLVLVSWIISLLYSLLQSLMVTQLSFCTEHEIPHFFCDLAEVLKLSCSDTLINYVLIYILVGLLGTLSLTGILFSYIQICSSILKIPSAQGKYKAFSTCGSHLSVVSLFYGAGLGVYLSSSTTHSSWKSTVASVMYTVVTPMLNPFIYTLRNKDIKNALKHLISKITSSQ